One Streptomyces sp. P9-A2 DNA window includes the following coding sequences:
- a CDS encoding LAETG motif-containing sortase-dependent surface protein gives MTVLSVSHSTASRRTVARTVRALGVVSASAALTIGLAGSAAACNINEFSAEAKCVGDKGVITVTDVDPAGVPATVTVFLENNGADEKKIGEQVVKGSREGVTITFEEDWQPNAEYRIHVKAKPYVDEDIKPNLTTPATACKEEEEPPAPSEPAPTPSDSASTPPEDEEEPGTPAPSESEPETTAPADTSDNAPSPAIGESNLAETGADSNTGLIAGIAAALLAVGGGAVFFGMRRRGANSDS, from the coding sequence GTGACAGTTCTGTCCGTATCACACAGTACGGCCTCGCGCCGTACCGTCGCACGCACCGTACGCGCCCTCGGTGTCGTCTCCGCGTCGGCCGCACTCACCATCGGCCTCGCCGGCAGCGCGGCCGCGTGCAACATCAACGAGTTCTCGGCCGAGGCAAAGTGCGTCGGTGACAAGGGTGTCATCACCGTCACCGACGTCGACCCGGCGGGCGTTCCCGCCACCGTCACCGTGTTCCTGGAGAACAACGGTGCCGACGAGAAGAAAATCGGCGAGCAGGTCGTCAAGGGTTCCCGTGAGGGTGTGACCATCACCTTCGAGGAGGACTGGCAGCCCAACGCCGAGTACCGCATCCACGTCAAGGCCAAGCCCTACGTGGACGAGGACATCAAGCCGAACCTGACCACCCCGGCCACGGCCTGCAAGGAAGAGGAGGAGCCCCCGGCTCCGTCGGAGCCCGCTCCGACGCCGTCGGACTCCGCCTCGACCCCGCCCGAGGACGAGGAGGAGCCCGGCACGCCGGCCCCGTCGGAGTCCGAGCCCGAGACCACCGCTCCGGCGGACACCTCGGACAACGCCCCGTCGCCCGCCATCGGTGAGTCGAACCTCGCCGAGACCGGCGCCGACTCCAACACCGGCCTGATCGCCGGTATCGCGGCGGCCCTGCTCGCCGTCGGTGGCGGTGCGGTCTTCTTCGGCATGCGCCGTCGTGGGGCGAACAGCGACAGCTGA